In Notolabrus celidotus isolate fNotCel1 chromosome 8, fNotCel1.pri, whole genome shotgun sequence, a genomic segment contains:
- the LOC117817883 gene encoding teneurin-2: MDLKDRSHRSLTRGRCSKDSQYNTSSLDADECRVPTQKSYSSSETLKAFDHEQRLHYGGCVTDLVHHEADEYSRQGGNFTLAELGVCEPTPPPHPAAVPYCPDLGLLQRGYSLSAGSDADSDPEGPLTPERAIQLWAERGRVKSRRSSGVSSRENSALTLTDSENENKSDDESGKLHPLATLFITNFPFPC, encoded by the exons ATGGATCTGAAGGATCGTAGCCACCGCTCCCTGACCAGGGGCCGCTGCTCCAAAGACTCCCAGTACAACACATCCTCCCTGGATGCAGACGAGTGCCGCGTGCCTACCCAGAAGTCCTACAGCTCAAGCGAAACCCTCAAGGCTTTTGACCATGAGCAGAGGCTGCACTATGGTGGCTGTGTGACTGACCTGGTTCACCACGAGGCGGATGAGTACTCCAGGCAAG GGGGGAACTTCACCCTAGCCGAGCTCGGAGTATGCGAGCCCACTCCACCTCCTCACCCCGCTGCCGTTCCCTACTGTCCCGACCTGGGCCTCCTCCAGAGGGGGTACTCCCTTAGTGCAGGCTCTGATGCCGACTCAGACCCTGAGGGGCCGCTGACCCCAGAGAGAGCCATCCAGCTGTGGGCTGAAAGGGGAAGGGTAAAGTCCCGCCGCAGCTCAGGAGTGTCCAGCCGCGAGAACTCAGCGCTCACCCTCACCGACTCGGAGAATGAAAACAAGTCTGACGACGAATCAG GGAAGCTTCATCCTCTGGCAACTTTGTTTATTACCAACTTCCCATTTCCTTGTTAA